In uncultured Bacteroides sp., the following proteins share a genomic window:
- a CDS encoding sigma-54 dependent transcriptional regulator, giving the protein MTKSILIIEDDITFGMMLKTWLEKKGFQVSSASTIAHAQKYIETNDVNLILSDLRLPDHDGIFLLKWMLRKKLNIPLIIMTGYADIQSAVQAIKLGAQDYIAKPVNPEILLKKIEEAFLPPQKAATASINPISQKLDKEHPSGFLEGESEAARQLYNYVRLVAPTNMSVLIMGASGTGKEHVAHRIHQLSKRNASPFVAMDCGAIPKELAASEFFGHKKGAFTGALTDKTGAFVAANGGTLFLDEVGNLSYEVQVQLLRALQERKIRPVGSNEEIKVDIRLVTATNENLEEAIKEGNFREDLFHRINEFTLHIPNLKDRKEDILLFAKFFLDKANQDLNKQITGFDSKASITLESYHWPGNLRQMQNVIKRATLLAQGDVITLAELGDEISDTNNENGSSTSLSLYNEESEKEQILKALKQTGNNKSKAAQILGIDRKTLYNKLKRHNIQP; this is encoded by the coding sequence ATGACCAAATCTATATTAATAATTGAAGACGATATCACATTCGGAATGATGCTTAAAACTTGGTTGGAAAAGAAAGGTTTCCAAGTTTCTTCTGCCAGTACCATCGCACATGCACAGAAATATATAGAGACCAATGATGTCAATTTAATACTATCCGACTTAAGGTTACCCGATCATGACGGCATCTTTTTACTAAAATGGATGTTGAGAAAAAAACTGAATATTCCTTTAATTATTATGACCGGATATGCCGATATACAATCTGCAGTACAAGCAATAAAATTAGGAGCGCAAGATTATATAGCCAAACCTGTCAATCCTGAAATTCTTCTCAAAAAAATAGAAGAGGCATTTTTGCCTCCTCAAAAAGCAGCTACTGCCTCAATCAATCCGATTAGCCAAAAGCTTGACAAAGAGCATCCGTCTGGTTTTCTTGAAGGAGAAAGCGAGGCAGCCAGACAGCTCTATAATTATGTACGTCTAGTAGCTCCAACAAATATGTCAGTGCTCATCATGGGAGCCAGCGGTACCGGCAAAGAACATGTGGCACATCGTATTCATCAATTAAGCAAACGCAATGCATCTCCATTTGTCGCAATGGATTGTGGAGCAATTCCCAAAGAGCTAGCTGCTTCAGAATTCTTCGGTCACAAGAAAGGAGCATTTACAGGTGCTTTAACTGATAAAACAGGTGCATTTGTTGCTGCTAATGGAGGTACATTATTTCTCGATGAAGTGGGCAATCTTAGTTATGAGGTACAAGTGCAACTTCTTCGTGCATTGCAGGAGCGCAAGATACGACCTGTGGGATCAAACGAAGAAATTAAAGTAGATATCCGATTAGTGACTGCAACGAATGAAAACCTTGAAGAAGCTATTAAAGAGGGTAACTTCCGTGAAGATTTGTTTCATCGAATCAATGAGTTCACGTTACACATTCCAAACCTAAAGGATCGAAAAGAAGATATTCTCTTGTTCGCCAAATTTTTCCTTGACAAAGCAAATCAGGATTTAAACAAGCAAATAACTGGATTTGATTCTAAAGCATCTATCACATTAGAGAGCTATCATTGGCCGGGAAATTTAAGGCAAATGCAGAATGTGATTAAACGCGCCACACTATTAGCCCAAGGAGATGTCATTACATTAGCTGAACTTGGAGATGAAATAAGCGACACGAACAACGAAAACGGTTCTTCAACCTCTCTTAGTTTATATAACGAAGAGAGTGAAAAAGAACAGATACTTAAGGCTCTTAAACAAACCGGAAATAATAAGAGCAAAGCTGCTCAGATACTTGGTATCGATAGAAAAACTTTGTATAATAAATTGAAACGACACAATATTCAGCCATGA
- a CDS encoding HAD family hydrolase yields MTFLNKRYILMDLDGTITDPAIGITKSVQYALEHFDIIVNELSLLYPFIGPPLKKSFIEYYHLTDKQADCAITKYREYFSEKGIYENEVYDKMGLFLETCRKQDKELIVATSKPTLFAEKILRHFHIRDYFTAVYGSNLDGTRSDKNEVIQYALSSQEIINKDEAIMIGDRKHDIEGASKNKINSIGVLYGYGSREELTKAGADELAENISQLQKLITG; encoded by the coding sequence ATGACTTTCTTAAACAAACGCTATATATTAATGGATCTGGACGGAACAATTACCGATCCGGCTATAGGGATAACTAAATCAGTACAATATGCATTAGAACATTTTGACATCATTGTCAATGAATTGAGTCTACTCTACCCATTTATAGGACCTCCACTAAAAAAATCATTCATAGAATATTATCATCTTACGGATAAACAGGCAGATTGTGCTATCACAAAATACAGAGAATACTTCAGTGAGAAAGGTATTTATGAAAATGAAGTGTATGATAAAATGGGGTTGTTTCTTGAAACTTGCCGTAAACAGGATAAAGAATTGATTGTTGCAACATCAAAGCCGACACTATTTGCTGAAAAAATTCTTAGGCATTTTCATATCAGAGACTATTTTACCGCAGTATATGGAAGTAATTTAGACGGTACGCGATCTGATAAAAATGAAGTAATTCAATATGCCCTCTCTTCTCAAGAAATTATAAACAAAGACGAAGCAATAATGATCGGCGATCGTAAACATGACATTGAAGGGGCTTCGAAAAATAAGATAAACTCCATCGGCGTTCTCTATGGATACGGAAGTCGAGAAGAACTAACAAAAGCCGGAGCTGACGAGCTAGCCGAAAACATTTCTCAACTACAAAAACTTATCACAGGCTAA
- the fabG gene encoding 3-oxoacyl-[acyl-carrier-protein] reductase, with amino-acid sequence MGLLSGKTAIVTGAARGIGKAIALKFASEGANIAFTDLSIDDNVRNTEKEIAELGVKVKGYASNAANYADTMAVVDEILKDFGRVDILVNNAGITRDASFKRMTEEQWDLVINVNLKSAFNFIKAVQPIMNKQKAGSIINMASVVGVSGNAGQANYSASKAGMIALAKSVAKELGPRNIRANAIAPGFIMTEMTAVLSEEVKAEWASQIPLRRGGTPEDVADVATFLASDLSSYVTGQVIHCCGGMNM; translated from the coding sequence ATGGGACTATTAAGTGGAAAAACTGCTATTGTAACTGGTGCTGCAAGAGGTATCGGTAAGGCTATCGCTTTAAAATTTGCTTCAGAAGGTGCTAATATCGCATTTACTGATCTATCAATTGATGATAATGTTCGTAATACGGAAAAGGAAATAGCCGAATTAGGCGTTAAAGTTAAAGGATATGCTTCAAATGCTGCAAACTATGCAGACACAATGGCTGTTGTTGATGAGATTTTGAAAGATTTTGGACGAGTTGATATTTTGGTAAATAATGCAGGTATCACTCGTGACGCTTCTTTTAAACGTATGACTGAAGAACAGTGGGATTTGGTTATTAACGTGAACTTAAAGTCTGCATTTAATTTCATTAAGGCAGTTCAGCCTATTATGAATAAGCAAAAGGCCGGAAGTATTATCAATATGGCTTCGGTTGTTGGTGTGTCCGGTAATGCGGGACAAGCTAACTACTCTGCTTCTAAAGCAGGTATGATTGCGTTGGCTAAATCAGTCGCTAAAGAACTCGGACCTCGTAATATTCGTGCTAATGCTATTGCACCGGGCTTCATTATGACTGAGATGACAGCGGTTCTTTCCGAAGAGGTGAAAGCTGAATGGGCTAGTCAGATTCCTTTGCGTCGTGGAGGTACTCCTGAAGATGTAGCGGATGTAGCAACTTTCCTTGCTTCTGATCTTTCTTCTTATGTAACCGGTCAAGTTATTCACTGCTGCGGCGGAATGAATATGTAA
- a CDS encoding peptidylprolyl isomerase, giving the protein MKRNLFILLIILTGSFAACRSGQKKKEKMENKKEVMVKIETSMGDIMVKLYDETPKHRDNFIKLVEEGTYEGTLFHRVIKDFMIQAGDPESKGAPKGKMLGSGDVGYTIPAEFVYPKYFHKKGALAAARQGDDANPKKESSGCQFYIVTGKVYSDSTLLGMEQQMNQGKLTSAFNALAQKHMKEIYKMRKANDQNALYDLQEKLYAEAEAEAAKQPDFHFTPEQVKAYTTVGGTPHLDNQYTVFGEVVQGMDVVDKIQQVKTDRGDRPEEDVKIIKVSVIE; this is encoded by the coding sequence ATGAAAAGGAATTTATTTATATTATTAATTATTCTGACCGGCAGCTTTGCAGCGTGTCGTTCAGGGCAAAAGAAGAAAGAAAAAATGGAAAATAAGAAAGAGGTTATGGTGAAGATTGAGACCAGTATGGGTGATATAATGGTTAAGCTGTATGATGAAACTCCTAAACATAGAGATAATTTTATAAAACTAGTTGAAGAAGGAACTTATGAGGGGACTCTGTTTCATAGAGTGATCAAAGATTTTATGATACAGGCAGGAGATCCTGAATCCAAGGGAGCGCCAAAAGGCAAAATGTTAGGTTCCGGTGATGTAGGTTATACTATTCCTGCTGAATTTGTTTATCCTAAATACTTTCACAAGAAAGGAGCCCTTGCTGCTGCACGCCAAGGAGATGATGCGAATCCAAAAAAGGAATCATCCGGTTGTCAATTTTATATTGTAACAGGTAAGGTGTATAGTGACTCTACACTTCTTGGTATGGAACAGCAGATGAATCAAGGTAAACTTACTTCTGCTTTCAATGCTTTGGCTCAAAAGCATATGAAAGAGATTTATAAGATGCGTAAAGCTAATGATCAAAATGCTCTTTATGATTTACAAGAAAAACTTTATGCAGAGGCTGAAGCGGAAGCTGCTAAGCAACCGGATTTTCACTTTACTCCTGAACAAGTAAAAGCTTATACTACAGTGGGTGGAACACCTCATTTGGATAATCAATATACTGTGTTTGGTGAGGTAGTTCAGGGAATGGATGTTGTCGATAAAATTCAGCAAGTCAAAACAGATCGTGGTGATCGCCCTGAGGAAGATGTAAAAATTATCAAAGTTTCCGTAATTGAGTAA
- a CDS encoding RNA pseudouridine synthase, whose product MTVVYEDNHIIVVNKTSSEIVQGDKTGDTPLSETVKQYLKEKYQKPGNVFVGVAHRLDRPVSGLVVFAKTSKALSRLNEMFKNSDVRKTYWAIVKKYPNEQEAELTHYLLRNEKQNKSYAYDKEVPKSKRAVLHYKTIARSDNYYLLEVDLKTGRHHQIRCQLAKMGCPIKGDLKYGFPRSNQDGSICLHARRVTFTHPVSKELIDLKAPVPSDNLWNSLTSSLYL is encoded by the coding sequence ATGACTGTTGTCTACGAAGATAATCATATAATAGTGGTCAATAAGACTAGCTCTGAAATTGTTCAGGGTGATAAAACGGGAGATACTCCTCTTTCGGAGACCGTTAAACAATACTTGAAAGAGAAGTATCAGAAACCCGGAAATGTCTTTGTGGGGGTGGCACATCGCTTGGACCGACCGGTAAGCGGACTTGTTGTTTTTGCTAAAACGTCAAAAGCTTTATCACGCTTAAATGAGATGTTTAAGAATAGCGACGTTCGGAAAACTTATTGGGCGATAGTAAAAAAATACCCTAATGAGCAGGAGGCTGAGTTAACTCATTATCTGCTTCGCAACGAGAAACAGAATAAGAGTTATGCGTATGATAAAGAAGTTCCTAAGTCAAAAAGAGCAGTTCTGCATTATAAAACGATAGCTCGTTCAGATAATTATTATTTGCTTGAAGTTGATCTGAAGACGGGAAGACATCACCAAATACGTTGTCAATTGGCAAAAATGGGATGTCCTATTAAGGGAGATTTGAAATATGGTTTCCCTCGTTCTAATCAAGATGGCAGTATTTGTTTGCACGCTCGAAGAGTAACGTTTACTCATCCGGTTTCAAAAGAACTGATTGATTTGAAAGCTCCTGTACCCTCTGATAACTTATGGAATAGTTTGACCTCTTCTTTATATTTATAA